Proteins encoded by one window of Armatimonadota bacterium:
- a CDS encoding FlgD immunoglobulin-like domain containing protein, with protein MKRSYLLCLLAGVMMVALALPGFAAVEIYQLKVPAAPSCPAFIFYTLNCPADVTIEILAYDTSAGTLGSVVRTANLGTQTRGKHMWIWPCTNDSGTKVPLGAYKARITATANQASWGPIIGIYKNDDWDTEYPPNPSVPDAEGYYGIAINKNPNSPYYGRIYVCHKVQKEVFMYDPDGAFLGAMNDAGIAWGTSAPWDISIGDDDYVYVGDRSTPTIYCFKPDGSDWIRPANGQLPVTTYYRAQFTRSSGGTAYQYGSGSQYVRDNRVDEATHSNWTSYRNLYQVGVNAYTTTTNAFGMWVSPDRSYLFQCYMPEGGCTNNFVTKWKLNADGYTYSRLPWQSPDLGNVIDVDMGHDGTYLWVTRQAATGTAARGIYKLSTADGSVLDSSLGIISWGLMCATDPVGNVAVTYGKGTPTWASYYWGLFAAPGTNSRTKVTSEWFEVKTNNPPVVIPYSDSWTFSNPSYPGKLPPDDSSTASVTFKVIDAEGWTQLQPVNGGGCTLNLSSLGYGSATLVDSVAQDTSDPAGLTAICTKANIKAKRGAECKTHKITATPYDQVGSTSWDFDLPVAGCKLTGIVHHTRWLSDDKVAGATIVARGGTPGFPGYPFTYRSPLTGDGQAIPKGQAILDISEGTYQVWAEKPGFASTDPITVVIPAFYSETLNDNIYLRPLTMAEARATSNGSTVNIEGLCFAQPWGTAVPSSGIPEQKGYDERRDLMQNCWQWYMCDPADPSNGLLCLMYKPDANYPLQWDDPNGTDPDGNPVYFGKRPSNGETIMITGTLDIPGGGERRVKLLHNEMLTAFELGTHDQYYMNLTDLGVVPSKPLPNPVYMSISEIYHSDTTGFSPTWGQFIRTSDAWVVKNVADGLPADTVYTNAVPYSYIADASGNWALCAVDTPTKLGFNLPTVGAKYDFKGAGGRRNRYGFGCIRPRNTGDVVLKASPTTPADLSTIRSLPSGSAVNVQGRVTALWSSSFYIQAEDRSVGIRVQASAGPWVNVGDKVQVQGTLGMLDGERVINVTAPVIELSNGSETNVPAALGLRTREVGGADYDANNPGVTDGRGALNVGLRVKVCGKVTARDTNGQWFYVWDGANRANDVLDDGSGNPGVRVESTQAVAVDDWVDIDGIVSTNATAVPGRTIPVIIPRATVTKVTAFNTITDAVPWDPNQSGVMAPYWNIIGLPACPKEWDPMVVFNGYDPAAGNLWRWEAMASSFFVYDQWDPVPFGGMLLGDGYYLLPDSDWALSFEGLYRTDDQWISLPIGNNSWTLIGHPFNHNTWLSDVKVHTGGAVMTIADAANAGLLATEGWWLDNTTGSLMTVDLPENWPPSCKLLVWHGYFIRSMAPQISLIIPNAPDAGPDPFEIPF; from the coding sequence ATGAAGCGCAGTTACCTGCTGTGTCTTCTAGCGGGGGTAATGATGGTTGCCCTGGCACTGCCCGGCTTCGCCGCGGTTGAAATTTACCAGCTGAAAGTCCCTGCAGCGCCATCTTGCCCGGCGTTCATATTCTACACCTTGAACTGCCCGGCTGACGTAACCATCGAGATCCTCGCGTACGATACTTCAGCGGGAACTCTCGGTAGCGTCGTGAGAACTGCCAATTTGGGCACCCAGACTCGTGGCAAGCACATGTGGATCTGGCCCTGCACGAACGACTCGGGCACGAAAGTACCCCTAGGTGCTTACAAGGCTAGAATCACCGCCACGGCAAACCAAGCTAGCTGGGGACCGATAATTGGTATTTACAAGAACGACGACTGGGATACAGAATATCCGCCGAACCCGAGCGTTCCAGATGCTGAAGGATATTACGGCATAGCTATTAACAAAAATCCAAACAGCCCATACTATGGTCGGATTTATGTATGCCACAAGGTGCAGAAAGAAGTATTCATGTACGACCCAGATGGCGCGTTCCTCGGCGCTATGAATGACGCAGGAATCGCTTGGGGTACAAGTGCACCGTGGGACATTTCCATTGGAGACGACGACTACGTATATGTGGGCGACCGCAGTACACCCACTATTTACTGCTTCAAGCCCGATGGCAGTGACTGGATTCGACCCGCGAACGGTCAGCTTCCAGTAACCACCTATTACCGTGCGCAGTTCACTCGTAGCTCGGGCGGCACTGCGTATCAATACGGGTCAGGTAGCCAGTACGTTAGGGATAACCGTGTTGATGAAGCCACACACTCCAACTGGACAAGTTATCGAAATCTTTACCAGGTTGGTGTGAACGCCTACACAACAACAACGAATGCCTTCGGTATGTGGGTTTCGCCCGACAGAAGTTATCTCTTCCAGTGCTATATGCCTGAAGGCGGCTGTACAAACAACTTCGTGACGAAGTGGAAACTTAATGCTGACGGCTACACTTACTCAAGGCTACCTTGGCAGAGCCCAGACCTTGGCAACGTGATTGACGTTGATATGGGCCACGACGGCACATATCTATGGGTAACCCGCCAGGCTGCTACAGGCACTGCCGCTAGAGGTATCTACAAACTGAGCACCGCAGACGGTTCGGTTTTGGACAGCAGCTTGGGCATCATTAGCTGGGGTCTAATGTGCGCTACCGACCCAGTTGGCAACGTTGCCGTTACATATGGTAAGGGCACACCGACTTGGGCTAGCTACTACTGGGGTCTATTTGCTGCTCCGGGAACGAACTCCCGAACCAAGGTTACCTCCGAATGGTTTGAGGTCAAGACAAACAACCCGCCAGTGGTAATCCCGTACAGCGACAGCTGGACCTTCAGCAACCCGAGCTATCCGGGCAAGCTTCCGCCTGATGACAGCTCGACTGCATCCGTAACATTCAAAGTTATAGATGCTGAAGGCTGGACTCAGCTTCAGCCCGTCAATGGCGGTGGATGCACGCTTAATCTGTCTTCTCTTGGTTATGGTTCTGCCACGCTTGTGGATTCTGTAGCCCAGGATACCAGCGATCCCGCAGGCTTGACAGCAATCTGCACCAAAGCAAATATCAAAGCCAAGAGAGGAGCCGAGTGCAAGACCCACAAGATAACAGCCACTCCGTACGATCAGGTAGGTAGCACGTCGTGGGACTTCGACCTGCCTGTCGCTGGGTGCAAACTCACCGGCATAGTCCATCATACAAGGTGGCTTAGCGACGACAAAGTGGCTGGCGCGACCATCGTGGCACGTGGCGGCACTCCTGGATTCCCGGGTTATCCGTTTACCTATCGTTCCCCGCTGACTGGCGATGGCCAAGCCATCCCGAAAGGACAAGCTATACTTGATATCAGCGAGGGTACATATCAAGTATGGGCGGAAAAACCTGGATTTGCCAGCACTGACCCAATCACTGTGGTCATACCTGCATTTTATTCCGAAACCCTCAACGATAACATTTACCTTAGGCCTTTGACAATGGCTGAGGCAAGAGCCACCTCGAACGGCAGCACAGTGAACATTGAAGGTCTGTGCTTTGCCCAGCCTTGGGGTACTGCTGTGCCGTCGTCGGGTATCCCTGAGCAGAAGGGTTATGATGAGCGCAGAGACCTAATGCAGAACTGCTGGCAGTGGTATATGTGCGACCCAGCGGATCCTTCCAATGGTCTCCTGTGCTTAATGTACAAGCCAGATGCGAATTATCCTCTGCAGTGGGATGACCCCAATGGTACTGATCCTGACGGCAACCCGGTTTACTTTGGCAAGCGCCCATCGAATGGCGAGACAATCATGATTACTGGTACGCTTGACATCCCTGGCGGTGGAGAGCGGAGAGTTAAGCTGCTCCACAATGAGATGCTAACGGCATTCGAGCTTGGGACGCACGACCAGTACTACATGAACCTGACGGATTTGGGCGTAGTTCCATCCAAGCCGTTGCCGAATCCGGTCTATATGAGCATCTCCGAGATATACCATTCGGATACAACTGGCTTCTCGCCAACATGGGGTCAGTTCATCCGAACATCCGACGCATGGGTTGTGAAGAACGTGGCGGATGGTTTGCCTGCGGATACGGTCTACACGAATGCCGTGCCATATTCCTACATTGCCGATGCTAGCGGCAACTGGGCACTTTGCGCAGTTGACACACCGACCAAGCTTGGCTTCAACCTGCCTACCGTTGGAGCGAAGTACGACTTCAAGGGCGCAGGTGGCAGAAGGAACAGGTACGGGTTCGGATGTATTAGGCCAAGGAATACGGGCGACGTAGTCTTGAAGGCTAGCCCGACGACTCCGGCCGACCTCAGCACCATCAGGTCGCTTCCAAGCGGCTCGGCAGTGAATGTCCAAGGCAGAGTGACCGCCCTGTGGAGCAGCTCGTTCTACATCCAGGCTGAGGACCGAAGCGTGGGCATTCGCGTGCAGGCGTCGGCTGGTCCTTGGGTCAACGTTGGCGACAAAGTTCAGGTGCAGGGTACTCTCGGCATGCTCGATGGCGAGAGAGTTATAAATGTTACGGCTCCCGTAATCGAGCTTAGCAACGGTAGCGAAACAAACGTACCTGCAGCGCTTGGCTTAAGGACAAGAGAAGTTGGCGGCGCCGACTACGATGCCAACAACCCAGGCGTAACTGACGGTAGAGGCGCATTGAACGTTGGCCTACGCGTCAAAGTCTGCGGTAAAGTTACCGCGAGAGACACGAATGGCCAGTGGTTCTATGTCTGGGATGGTGCCAACAGAGCTAACGATGTTCTCGACGACGGATCGGGTAACCCTGGTGTCCGAGTTGAGAGCACGCAGGCCGTGGCTGTTGACGATTGGGTAGACATTGACGGCATAGTCAGCACCAACGCGACAGCGGTTCCAGGCAGGACAATTCCGGTAATCATCCCGAGAGCGACCGTGACCAAGGTAACTGCATTCAATACCATCACTGATGCCGTGCCTTGGGATCCGAATCAAAGCGGAGTAATGGCGCCTTACTGGAACATCATCGGCCTGCCAGCATGTCCGAAAGAATGGGATCCGATGGTCGTCTTCAATGGTTACGATCCAGCTGCTGGAAACCTGTGGAGATGGGAAGCTATGGCGTCGAGCTTCTTCGTATATGACCAGTGGGATCCTGTTCCATTTGGCGGCATGCTGTTGGGCGACGGCTACTACCTGCTACCGGACAGCGACTGGGCTCTGAGCTTCGAGGGCTTGTACCGAACCGATGACCAGTGGATCTCGTTGCCTATCGGGAACAACAGCTGGACCTTAATTGGCCATCCGTTCAACCACAACACATGGCTTTCGGATGTCAAGGTCCACACTGGTGGAGCGGTTATGACGATAGCGGATGCGGCAAATGCCGGCTTGCTCGCAACTGAAGGTTGGTGGTTAGACAACACCACTGGAAGCTTGATGACCGTTGACCTTCCAGAAAACTGGCCACCGAGCTGCAAGTTGCTCGTATGGCATGGTTACTTCATCAGGAGCATGGCGCCGCAGATCTCGCTTATCATACCGAATGCTCCTGACGCCGGTCCTGATCCGTTCGAGATCCCATTCTAG
- a CDS encoding PEP-CTERM sorting domain-containing protein, which yields MKKVLVITCVLVLVALVAGSAFAAENNWRFRLRADNNAGAYMSDSQIGIYPSSLDGYDSQDGAAQFLADPYGMTYANWATEVIPGRTEAFMKSIKAPIQAGQPVEKKWDLRVYVLRDGTNPYIRLNFMCISTLAAMAPPSSINGVPLVYYIKMVNNRGIEGAPANGTEWIIPVPTVYVTNTPWFTLVLPTGFTGTNGPNDIMLTVSHPDNAANEGYVMEYGFRPVPEPSTLLAFGTGVAGLVGFVMRRRRA from the coding sequence ATGAAGAAGGTTCTTGTAATCACCTGCGTTCTGGTTCTGGTCGCGCTAGTCGCTGGGAGTGCATTCGCCGCTGAGAACAACTGGCGGTTCAGACTACGCGCTGACAACAACGCTGGCGCGTACATGAGCGACAGCCAGATCGGCATCTATCCGTCGTCCCTCGACGGCTATGACAGCCAGGATGGCGCGGCTCAGTTTCTCGCTGACCCGTATGGCATGACGTATGCAAACTGGGCGACTGAGGTAATCCCAGGCAGAACCGAAGCCTTCATGAAGAGCATCAAGGCGCCCATACAAGCCGGTCAGCCAGTGGAGAAGAAGTGGGACCTGAGAGTCTATGTGCTAAGGGATGGGACGAATCCTTACATTCGCCTGAACTTCATGTGCATAAGCACTTTGGCAGCAATGGCCCCACCCTCATCAATAAATGGCGTGCCACTAGTGTACTATATAAAGATGGTTAACAACCGAGGCATAGAGGGCGCGCCTGCCAATGGAACGGAATGGATAATCCCTGTTCCAACGGTGTATGTCACGAACACTCCGTGGTTCACGCTCGTCCTGCCTACCGGCTTCACGGGGACAAATGGCCCGAACGACATCATGTTGACGGTGAGCCACCCGGACAATGCAGCAAATGAGGGCTACGTTATGGAGTACGGGTTCAGACCCGTTCCTGAGCCTAGCACCTTGCTTGCATTCGGGACCGGAGTAGCCGGATTGGTGGGCTTCGTGATGAGGAGGCGCAGAGCCTAA
- a CDS encoding tetratricopeptide repeat protein: PCNYNVYLEREMVPVLRYLVIPYWVILGLGMYGFIRGVGRGCRNGISLVGLYILSIFLTLVIFSVSSRFRAPMVPAVGVFGGYGFTQVISGFSKRWFGVLVVCLGLPILISLIPYPVPIITAGGYNNLGVALEKKGRINEAVVQYRRALDVDPNYFSAHINLAGALAEQGKLDEAVVHYQQAILIRPTDPNAHFSLGVLYGEKGLIDDEVREYREAIRLRPNFGEAHNNLAVALYYKGRYDEAWEEVRLSRRYGVSPDASFLKALSEKMPRH; encoded by the coding sequence CGCCGTGTAATTACAACGTGTATCTTGAGCGGGAGATGGTACCGGTATTGAGATATTTGGTTATACCGTATTGGGTGATATTAGGGTTAGGGATGTATGGGTTTATTAGGGGCGTAGGGAGGGGGTGTAGGAATGGGATAAGTTTGGTAGGGTTGTACATATTGTCGATATTTTTGACTTTGGTAATATTCTCGGTAAGTTCTAGGTTTCGGGCGCCGATGGTACCGGCGGTTGGGGTATTTGGTGGTTATGGGTTTACACAAGTGATTAGTGGGTTTAGCAAGAGGTGGTTTGGTGTTTTAGTGGTTTGCCTTGGGCTTCCAATTTTAATCTCCTTGATACCCTATCCGGTGCCCATAATAACTGCTGGTGGCTACAATAACTTGGGTGTGGCTTTAGAGAAAAAAGGCCGAATAAATGAGGCGGTTGTTCAATATAGACGTGCGCTGGATGTCGACCCAAACTACTTCTCTGCTCATATAAACCTTGCGGGCGCTCTTGCCGAACAGGGGAAGCTAGATGAGGCGGTTGTTCACTACCAGCAGGCTATTCTAATTAGACCAACCGACCCAAATGCGCATTTTAGCCTTGGGGTTTTATATGGTGAGAAGGGTTTAATAGATGATGAGGTGAGGGAGTACAGGGAAGCGATAAGGTTGAGGCCTAATTTTGGTGAGGCGCACAACAATCTAGCGGTTGCGTTGTATTACAAGGGACGGTATGATGAGGCTTGGGAGGAGGTAAGGTTATCGCGCAGGTATGGAGTATCTCCCGATGCCAGTTTTTTAAAGGCGCTCTCGGAGAAAATGCCGAGGCATTAA